From the genome of Triticum aestivum cultivar Chinese Spring chromosome 3B, IWGSC CS RefSeq v2.1, whole genome shotgun sequence, one region includes:
- the LOC123069933 gene encoding probable protein phosphatase 2C 5 isoform X1: MALLSPRVPRLPLAAHSAGAGAGSLRCCGRVAASAARCQVTASGSVAAGSSSSSELEAIRWGSAKLQGAREEMEDEVVLRPDSLLHGFSFAAVLDGHAGFSTVQFLRDELFKECAAALDGGAVLNTKNLEAITDSIRRAFATMDANLSTWLQQMDKEDDSGATATALFLRNDVLVVSHIGDSCLQVISRGGRPQSLTNFHRPYGNNKTSLEEVKRIRAAGGWVCFLFHSSAELPYLNYLVLILHNGRIRDGRVCGDISVSRAFGDIRFKTRKNEMLVKGVNEGRWTEKFVSRIKFKGDLIISSPDVSLVELGPDVEFVLVATDGLWDYIKSTEAVAFVRDQLCQHGDVQRACEALGEKALDRRSQDNISIVIADLGRTNWQELPVPTPNVLLELSQAVATVGAVSVGIWISSLLTLQ, translated from the exons ATGGCGCTGCTGAGCCCGCGTGTTCCGCGGCTGCCGCTCGCCGCCcactccgccggcgccggcgccggatcCCTCCGGTGCTGCGGCCGGGTTGCTGCCTCCGCTGCGCGATGCCAAGTGACGGCGTCGGGAAGCGTGGCGgcgggctcctcgtcgtcgtcggagcTGGAGGCCATCCGGTGGGGCAGCGCCAAGCTGCAGGGAGCTCGCGAGGAGATGGAGGACGAGGTCGTCCTCCGCCCCGACTCCCTCCTCCACGGCTTCTCCTTCGCCGCCGTCCTCGACGGCCACGCCGGTTTCTCCACCGTCCAGTTCCTGAG GGACGAGTTGTTCAAGGAATGCGCGGCCGCGTTGGACGGGGGCGCGGTGCTTAACACCAAGAATCTCGAGGCCATCACGGACTCGATCAGGCGTGCCTTTGCCACCATGGACGCCAACCTCTCCACCTG GCTTCAGCAAATGGATAAGGAAGACGACTCTGGTGCCACGGCCACGGCCTTGTTTCTGAGGAACGATGTCCTTGTTGTCTCGCACATTGGTGACTCCTGCTTG CAGGTCATATCGCGTGGTGGAAGACCTCAATCTCTGACAAATTTTCATCGACCATACGGGAACAACAAAACATCCCTTGAAGAGGTCAAGCGGATTAGGGCAGCAGGTGGATGGGTGTGTTTCCTCTTCCATAGTTCTGCTGAATTGCCTTACCTGAACTACCTGGTTCTAATTTTACATAATGGAAGG ATTCGTGATGGACGCGTATGTGGAGACATTTCTGTATCTCGTGCTTTTGGAGACATAAGATTTAAAACACGGAAGAATGA GATGCTAGTAAAAGGAGTTAACGAAGGAAGATGGACTGAAAAATTCGTTTCACG AATAAAATTTAAAGGGGATCTAATAATCTCTTCACCTGACGTATCTCTGGTGGAGCTTGGACCggatgtggaatttgttttggtAGCAACCGATGGTCTTTGGGATTACATTAAAAG CACTGAAGCTGTAGCATTTGTCAGAGATCAACTATGTCAACATGGAGATGTCCAG CGGGCCTGTGAGGCGCTTGGGGAGAAAGCTCTG GATCGGCGGTCACAAGACAATATTAGCATAGTCATAGCTGACTTGGG GAGGACAAACTGGCAGGAGTTGCCCGTTCCAACGCCAAACGTGTTGTTGGAGCTAAGTCAAGCAGTTGCGACTGTAGGGGCTGTATCAGTAGGAATTTGGATTTCATCGCTTCTCACTTTGCAATAG
- the LOC123069933 gene encoding probable protein phosphatase 2C 5 isoform X3 yields the protein MALLSPRVPRLPLAAHSAGAGAGSLRCCGRVAASAARCQVTASGSVAAGSSSSSELEAIRWGSAKLQGAREEMEDEVVLRPDSLLHGFSFAAVLDGHAGFSTVQFLRDELFKECAAALDGGAVLNTKNLEAITDSIRRAFATMDANLSTWLQQMDKEDDSGATATALFLRNDVLVVSHIGDSCLQVISRGGRPQSLTNFHRPYGNNKTSLEEVKRIRAAGGWVLKMWMLNVDVDHLEQSFEIRDGRVCGDISVSRAFGDIRFKTRKNEMLVKGVNEGRWTEKFVSRIKFKGDLIISSPDVSLVELGPDVEFVLVATDGLWDYIKSTEAVAFVRDQLCQHGDVQRACEALGEKALDRRSQDNISIVIADLGRTNWQELPVPTPNVLLELSQAVATVGAVSVGIWISSLLTLQ from the exons ATGGCGCTGCTGAGCCCGCGTGTTCCGCGGCTGCCGCTCGCCGCCcactccgccggcgccggcgccggatcCCTCCGGTGCTGCGGCCGGGTTGCTGCCTCCGCTGCGCGATGCCAAGTGACGGCGTCGGGAAGCGTGGCGgcgggctcctcgtcgtcgtcggagcTGGAGGCCATCCGGTGGGGCAGCGCCAAGCTGCAGGGAGCTCGCGAGGAGATGGAGGACGAGGTCGTCCTCCGCCCCGACTCCCTCCTCCACGGCTTCTCCTTCGCCGCCGTCCTCGACGGCCACGCCGGTTTCTCCACCGTCCAGTTCCTGAG GGACGAGTTGTTCAAGGAATGCGCGGCCGCGTTGGACGGGGGCGCGGTGCTTAACACCAAGAATCTCGAGGCCATCACGGACTCGATCAGGCGTGCCTTTGCCACCATGGACGCCAACCTCTCCACCTG GCTTCAGCAAATGGATAAGGAAGACGACTCTGGTGCCACGGCCACGGCCTTGTTTCTGAGGAACGATGTCCTTGTTGTCTCGCACATTGGTGACTCCTGCTTG CAGGTCATATCGCGTGGTGGAAGACCTCAATCTCTGACAAATTTTCATCGACCATACGGGAACAACAAAACATCCCTTGAAGAGGTCAAGCGGATTAGGGCAGCAGGTGGATGG gtgttgaagatgtggatgctcaatgttgatgtagatcatttggagcaatcctttgaa ATTCGTGATGGACGCGTATGTGGAGACATTTCTGTATCTCGTGCTTTTGGAGACATAAGATTTAAAACACGGAAGAATGA GATGCTAGTAAAAGGAGTTAACGAAGGAAGATGGACTGAAAAATTCGTTTCACG AATAAAATTTAAAGGGGATCTAATAATCTCTTCACCTGACGTATCTCTGGTGGAGCTTGGACCggatgtggaatttgttttggtAGCAACCGATGGTCTTTGGGATTACATTAAAAG CACTGAAGCTGTAGCATTTGTCAGAGATCAACTATGTCAACATGGAGATGTCCAG CGGGCCTGTGAGGCGCTTGGGGAGAAAGCTCTG GATCGGCGGTCACAAGACAATATTAGCATAGTCATAGCTGACTTGGG GAGGACAAACTGGCAGGAGTTGCCCGTTCCAACGCCAAACGTGTTGTTGGAGCTAAGTCAAGCAGTTGCGACTGTAGGGGCTGTATCAGTAGGAATTTGGATTTCATCGCTTCTCACTTTGCAATAG
- the LOC123069933 gene encoding probable protein phosphatase 2C 5 isoform X6, whose translation MALLSPRVPRLPLAAHSAGAGAGSLRCCGRVAASAARCQVTASGSVAAGSSSSSELEAIRWGSAKLQGAREEMEDEVVLRPDSLLHGFSFAAVLDGHAGFSTVQFLRDELFKECAAALDGGAVLNTKNLEAITDSIRRAFATMDANLSTWLQQMDKEDDSGATATALFLRNDVLVVSHIGDSCLVISRGGRPQSLTNFHRPYGNNKTSLEEVKRIRAAGGWIRDGRVCGDISVSRAFGDIRFKTRKNEMLVKGVNEGRWTEKFVSRIKFKGDLIISSPDVSLVELGPDVEFVLVATDGLWDYIKSTEAVAFVRDQLCQHGDVQRACEALGEKALDRRSQDNISIVIADLGRTNWQELPVPTPNVLLELSQAVATVGAVSVGIWISSLLTLQ comes from the exons ATGGCGCTGCTGAGCCCGCGTGTTCCGCGGCTGCCGCTCGCCGCCcactccgccggcgccggcgccggatcCCTCCGGTGCTGCGGCCGGGTTGCTGCCTCCGCTGCGCGATGCCAAGTGACGGCGTCGGGAAGCGTGGCGgcgggctcctcgtcgtcgtcggagcTGGAGGCCATCCGGTGGGGCAGCGCCAAGCTGCAGGGAGCTCGCGAGGAGATGGAGGACGAGGTCGTCCTCCGCCCCGACTCCCTCCTCCACGGCTTCTCCTTCGCCGCCGTCCTCGACGGCCACGCCGGTTTCTCCACCGTCCAGTTCCTGAG GGACGAGTTGTTCAAGGAATGCGCGGCCGCGTTGGACGGGGGCGCGGTGCTTAACACCAAGAATCTCGAGGCCATCACGGACTCGATCAGGCGTGCCTTTGCCACCATGGACGCCAACCTCTCCACCTG GCTTCAGCAAATGGATAAGGAAGACGACTCTGGTGCCACGGCCACGGCCTTGTTTCTGAGGAACGATGTCCTTGTTGTCTCGCACATTGGTGACTCCTGCTTG GTCATATCGCGTGGTGGAAGACCTCAATCTCTGACAAATTTTCATCGACCATACGGGAACAACAAAACATCCCTTGAAGAGGTCAAGCGGATTAGGGCAGCAGGTGGATGG ATTCGTGATGGACGCGTATGTGGAGACATTTCTGTATCTCGTGCTTTTGGAGACATAAGATTTAAAACACGGAAGAATGA GATGCTAGTAAAAGGAGTTAACGAAGGAAGATGGACTGAAAAATTCGTTTCACG AATAAAATTTAAAGGGGATCTAATAATCTCTTCACCTGACGTATCTCTGGTGGAGCTTGGACCggatgtggaatttgttttggtAGCAACCGATGGTCTTTGGGATTACATTAAAAG CACTGAAGCTGTAGCATTTGTCAGAGATCAACTATGTCAACATGGAGATGTCCAG CGGGCCTGTGAGGCGCTTGGGGAGAAAGCTCTG GATCGGCGGTCACAAGACAATATTAGCATAGTCATAGCTGACTTGGG GAGGACAAACTGGCAGGAGTTGCCCGTTCCAACGCCAAACGTGTTGTTGGAGCTAAGTCAAGCAGTTGCGACTGTAGGGGCTGTATCAGTAGGAATTTGGATTTCATCGCTTCTCACTTTGCAATAG
- the LOC123069933 gene encoding probable protein phosphatase 2C 5 isoform X2, with amino-acid sequence MALLSPRVPRLPLAAHSAGAGAGSLRCCGRVAASAARCQVTASGSVAAGSSSSSELEAIRWGSAKLQGAREEMEDEVVLRPDSLLHGFSFAAVLDGHAGFSTVQFLRDELFKECAAALDGGAVLNTKNLEAITDSIRRAFATMDANLSTWLQQMDKEDDSGATATALFLRNDVLVVSHIGDSCLVISRGGRPQSLTNFHRPYGNNKTSLEEVKRIRAAGGWVCFLFHSSAELPYLNYLVLILHNGRIRDGRVCGDISVSRAFGDIRFKTRKNEMLVKGVNEGRWTEKFVSRIKFKGDLIISSPDVSLVELGPDVEFVLVATDGLWDYIKSTEAVAFVRDQLCQHGDVQRACEALGEKALDRRSQDNISIVIADLGRTNWQELPVPTPNVLLELSQAVATVGAVSVGIWISSLLTLQ; translated from the exons ATGGCGCTGCTGAGCCCGCGTGTTCCGCGGCTGCCGCTCGCCGCCcactccgccggcgccggcgccggatcCCTCCGGTGCTGCGGCCGGGTTGCTGCCTCCGCTGCGCGATGCCAAGTGACGGCGTCGGGAAGCGTGGCGgcgggctcctcgtcgtcgtcggagcTGGAGGCCATCCGGTGGGGCAGCGCCAAGCTGCAGGGAGCTCGCGAGGAGATGGAGGACGAGGTCGTCCTCCGCCCCGACTCCCTCCTCCACGGCTTCTCCTTCGCCGCCGTCCTCGACGGCCACGCCGGTTTCTCCACCGTCCAGTTCCTGAG GGACGAGTTGTTCAAGGAATGCGCGGCCGCGTTGGACGGGGGCGCGGTGCTTAACACCAAGAATCTCGAGGCCATCACGGACTCGATCAGGCGTGCCTTTGCCACCATGGACGCCAACCTCTCCACCTG GCTTCAGCAAATGGATAAGGAAGACGACTCTGGTGCCACGGCCACGGCCTTGTTTCTGAGGAACGATGTCCTTGTTGTCTCGCACATTGGTGACTCCTGCTTG GTCATATCGCGTGGTGGAAGACCTCAATCTCTGACAAATTTTCATCGACCATACGGGAACAACAAAACATCCCTTGAAGAGGTCAAGCGGATTAGGGCAGCAGGTGGATGGGTGTGTTTCCTCTTCCATAGTTCTGCTGAATTGCCTTACCTGAACTACCTGGTTCTAATTTTACATAATGGAAGG ATTCGTGATGGACGCGTATGTGGAGACATTTCTGTATCTCGTGCTTTTGGAGACATAAGATTTAAAACACGGAAGAATGA GATGCTAGTAAAAGGAGTTAACGAAGGAAGATGGACTGAAAAATTCGTTTCACG AATAAAATTTAAAGGGGATCTAATAATCTCTTCACCTGACGTATCTCTGGTGGAGCTTGGACCggatgtggaatttgttttggtAGCAACCGATGGTCTTTGGGATTACATTAAAAG CACTGAAGCTGTAGCATTTGTCAGAGATCAACTATGTCAACATGGAGATGTCCAG CGGGCCTGTGAGGCGCTTGGGGAGAAAGCTCTG GATCGGCGGTCACAAGACAATATTAGCATAGTCATAGCTGACTTGGG GAGGACAAACTGGCAGGAGTTGCCCGTTCCAACGCCAAACGTGTTGTTGGAGCTAAGTCAAGCAGTTGCGACTGTAGGGGCTGTATCAGTAGGAATTTGGATTTCATCGCTTCTCACTTTGCAATAG
- the LOC123069933 gene encoding probable protein phosphatase 2C 5 isoform X4, protein MALLSPRVPRLPLAAHSAGAGAGSLRCCGRVAASAARCQVTASGSVAAGSSSSSELEAIRWGSAKLQGAREEMEDEVVLRPDSLLHGFSFAAVLDGHAGFSTVQFLRDELFKECAAALDGGAVLNTKNLEAITDSIRRAFATMDANLSTWLQQMDKEDDSGATATALFLRNDVLVVSHIGDSCLVISRGGRPQSLTNFHRPYGNNKTSLEEVKRIRAAGGWVLKMWMLNVDVDHLEQSFEIRDGRVCGDISVSRAFGDIRFKTRKNEMLVKGVNEGRWTEKFVSRIKFKGDLIISSPDVSLVELGPDVEFVLVATDGLWDYIKSTEAVAFVRDQLCQHGDVQRACEALGEKALDRRSQDNISIVIADLGRTNWQELPVPTPNVLLELSQAVATVGAVSVGIWISSLLTLQ, encoded by the exons ATGGCGCTGCTGAGCCCGCGTGTTCCGCGGCTGCCGCTCGCCGCCcactccgccggcgccggcgccggatcCCTCCGGTGCTGCGGCCGGGTTGCTGCCTCCGCTGCGCGATGCCAAGTGACGGCGTCGGGAAGCGTGGCGgcgggctcctcgtcgtcgtcggagcTGGAGGCCATCCGGTGGGGCAGCGCCAAGCTGCAGGGAGCTCGCGAGGAGATGGAGGACGAGGTCGTCCTCCGCCCCGACTCCCTCCTCCACGGCTTCTCCTTCGCCGCCGTCCTCGACGGCCACGCCGGTTTCTCCACCGTCCAGTTCCTGAG GGACGAGTTGTTCAAGGAATGCGCGGCCGCGTTGGACGGGGGCGCGGTGCTTAACACCAAGAATCTCGAGGCCATCACGGACTCGATCAGGCGTGCCTTTGCCACCATGGACGCCAACCTCTCCACCTG GCTTCAGCAAATGGATAAGGAAGACGACTCTGGTGCCACGGCCACGGCCTTGTTTCTGAGGAACGATGTCCTTGTTGTCTCGCACATTGGTGACTCCTGCTTG GTCATATCGCGTGGTGGAAGACCTCAATCTCTGACAAATTTTCATCGACCATACGGGAACAACAAAACATCCCTTGAAGAGGTCAAGCGGATTAGGGCAGCAGGTGGATGG gtgttgaagatgtggatgctcaatgttgatgtagatcatttggagcaatcctttgaa ATTCGTGATGGACGCGTATGTGGAGACATTTCTGTATCTCGTGCTTTTGGAGACATAAGATTTAAAACACGGAAGAATGA GATGCTAGTAAAAGGAGTTAACGAAGGAAGATGGACTGAAAAATTCGTTTCACG AATAAAATTTAAAGGGGATCTAATAATCTCTTCACCTGACGTATCTCTGGTGGAGCTTGGACCggatgtggaatttgttttggtAGCAACCGATGGTCTTTGGGATTACATTAAAAG CACTGAAGCTGTAGCATTTGTCAGAGATCAACTATGTCAACATGGAGATGTCCAG CGGGCCTGTGAGGCGCTTGGGGAGAAAGCTCTG GATCGGCGGTCACAAGACAATATTAGCATAGTCATAGCTGACTTGGG GAGGACAAACTGGCAGGAGTTGCCCGTTCCAACGCCAAACGTGTTGTTGGAGCTAAGTCAAGCAGTTGCGACTGTAGGGGCTGTATCAGTAGGAATTTGGATTTCATCGCTTCTCACTTTGCAATAG
- the LOC123069933 gene encoding probable protein phosphatase 2C 5 isoform X5, producing MALLSPRVPRLPLAAHSAGAGAGSLRCCGRVAASAARCQVTASGSVAAGSSSSSELEAIRWGSAKLQGAREEMEDEVVLRPDSLLHGFSFAAVLDGHAGFSTVQFLRDELFKECAAALDGGAVLNTKNLEAITDSIRRAFATMDANLSTWLQQMDKEDDSGATATALFLRNDVLVVSHIGDSCLQVISRGGRPQSLTNFHRPYGNNKTSLEEVKRIRAAGGWIRDGRVCGDISVSRAFGDIRFKTRKNEMLVKGVNEGRWTEKFVSRIKFKGDLIISSPDVSLVELGPDVEFVLVATDGLWDYIKSTEAVAFVRDQLCQHGDVQRACEALGEKALDRRSQDNISIVIADLGRTNWQELPVPTPNVLLELSQAVATVGAVSVGIWISSLLTLQ from the exons ATGGCGCTGCTGAGCCCGCGTGTTCCGCGGCTGCCGCTCGCCGCCcactccgccggcgccggcgccggatcCCTCCGGTGCTGCGGCCGGGTTGCTGCCTCCGCTGCGCGATGCCAAGTGACGGCGTCGGGAAGCGTGGCGgcgggctcctcgtcgtcgtcggagcTGGAGGCCATCCGGTGGGGCAGCGCCAAGCTGCAGGGAGCTCGCGAGGAGATGGAGGACGAGGTCGTCCTCCGCCCCGACTCCCTCCTCCACGGCTTCTCCTTCGCCGCCGTCCTCGACGGCCACGCCGGTTTCTCCACCGTCCAGTTCCTGAG GGACGAGTTGTTCAAGGAATGCGCGGCCGCGTTGGACGGGGGCGCGGTGCTTAACACCAAGAATCTCGAGGCCATCACGGACTCGATCAGGCGTGCCTTTGCCACCATGGACGCCAACCTCTCCACCTG GCTTCAGCAAATGGATAAGGAAGACGACTCTGGTGCCACGGCCACGGCCTTGTTTCTGAGGAACGATGTCCTTGTTGTCTCGCACATTGGTGACTCCTGCTTG CAGGTCATATCGCGTGGTGGAAGACCTCAATCTCTGACAAATTTTCATCGACCATACGGGAACAACAAAACATCCCTTGAAGAGGTCAAGCGGATTAGGGCAGCAGGTGGATGG ATTCGTGATGGACGCGTATGTGGAGACATTTCTGTATCTCGTGCTTTTGGAGACATAAGATTTAAAACACGGAAGAATGA GATGCTAGTAAAAGGAGTTAACGAAGGAAGATGGACTGAAAAATTCGTTTCACG AATAAAATTTAAAGGGGATCTAATAATCTCTTCACCTGACGTATCTCTGGTGGAGCTTGGACCggatgtggaatttgttttggtAGCAACCGATGGTCTTTGGGATTACATTAAAAG CACTGAAGCTGTAGCATTTGTCAGAGATCAACTATGTCAACATGGAGATGTCCAG CGGGCCTGTGAGGCGCTTGGGGAGAAAGCTCTG GATCGGCGGTCACAAGACAATATTAGCATAGTCATAGCTGACTTGGG GAGGACAAACTGGCAGGAGTTGCCCGTTCCAACGCCAAACGTGTTGTTGGAGCTAAGTCAAGCAGTTGCGACTGTAGGGGCTGTATCAGTAGGAATTTGGATTTCATCGCTTCTCACTTTGCAATAG